GTGCTTGGCGGTATATCGTCACTACCTGAGCGGATGAGCGAGGCAAACGATGGAGCGGAGCAATTTAGCCAAGCCATTCTGACAACGGATTTGGTGAAAAAGGAAGCATGCGTGTCAGTTGAAGTGGACGGTGTGACCGTGCACATCGCCGGGGCGGCAAAAGGATCGGGTATGATTCATCCGAATATGGCAACCATGCTCGCTTTTATAACTTGTGATGCGGTCATCGGGCAGACGGCTCTTCATCAACTATTAAAGGAGGCCACGGATACTAGCTTTAATATGATTACGGTCGATGGGGATACCAGCACGAACGATATGCTAATCGCTATGGCAAGCGGACTGGCAGGCAACAGCGAGTTGAACGCAGAGCATCCTGATTGGGGGGCTTTTGCCGAGGCATTCACTTATATTTGCCGGGAGCTGGCGAAGGCGATTGCCCGTGACGGGGAAGGTGCTACGAAGCTGGTAGAGGTGTCCGTAAGCGGAGCGGTAAGCGATGCTTCTGCCCAGGCGATAGCCAAGACCGTAATTGGGTCCAGTCTGGTGAAGTCAGCCGTTTTTGGCGCAGACGCCAACTGGGGACGGATTATTGCAGCCGTCGGACGTGCTGGAGAACCGGTCAATCCAGATACGGTAGACATCCGTTTGGGCGATATTGTGGTGCTGAGTCAATCAAGTCCAGTCGCTTTTGATGAAGCCGAGGCGCTTTCCTATTTACGTGGAGATATGGTGCAAATTATCGTTGACTTGCATCACGGGAACGGAATGGCTACAGCATGGGGCTGTGATCTAACCTACGATTATGTGCGGATTAATGCGGCTTATCGGACATAGATACCAGATTTAAATACAGATGGATATTTAATAGTTAATAGAAGAAGCGAGCGGATATAGTTTTTCGCATCATTTGAAAATCGCACAAAATTGTGCAAAGGAGAAAAGGAGAGATGATATGCAATCGGCAGTGGGACACGCGGATCAAGCGAAACAAGCGGGACTGGCACGTCGTAATTTTGTGATGAAATGCGGAGGAAGTACGCTGGCTGCGTTGCCTGATTCCTTTTTTGACGACTTGGTCCGTCTGCAGTCGGAAGGCCTTCAACCAGTCATTGTACATGGCGGCGGGCCTGCGATCTCTGACAATTTGGCGAAGCTGGGAATCGAAACGGAGTTCATTCACGGGTTGCGTAAAACGACTGAACCCGTGTTGGATGTCGTGGAAATGGTGCTGGCAGGCAGCATTAACAAGCAGATTGTTCGCCGAATAGGGATGCACGGAGGGCGAGCGCTGGGCTTGTCGGGCAGTGATGGCTATTTAATTGAAGCAAAGCCTGTGCCAAATGCTGCCGAGATCGGCTGGGTCGGAGAGGTAACATCTGTTCAAGCTTCGATTATTACCGGTGTGCTGGACATGAGCTATATGCCAGTTATTGCGCCTATTGGCATTGATCGATCCGGTCAGCGTTATAACATTAATGCCGATACAGCGGCGGGCGCGGTTGCGTCTCATCTCGGCGTCAGTCGAATGATTGTTGTGACGGATGTACCTGGTATTTTGAAAAAGAATGGTATAGAGAAGAAGGTCCTAGAGTCGATCACTATACAGGAAATTGAAGATATGATCAGCACGGGTGAAATCTACGGTGGTATGATCCCGAAAGTGAGAGCGGCTATTGCCTGCATTCACGGAAAAGTGAAGGAAGTCGTCATCGTTGACGGCAGCGAACCGCAGGTACTCAGCCGTGTGCTGAGCGGAGAATCAATTGGAACACGCATTGTGCGCATGCAGTAATTGCAATATATGCTCAACCTATATAACCAAACGATAAAGGGGCGTGAACGACATGAGTAAGGAACCGAATACGCTGGTGAGCGAGGAAATGCTAAGTACGAATGGAAGCGGAGCGCAAGCGCAAAAGGGGACGGCAAAAACGCAGGCAGATAGCTCTCTTTTTCCAAACTACGCAAGATACCCGCTTACACTGGTGAAAGGACAAGGAAGCTGGCTGTGGGATGATCAGGGCAAACGTTATCTGGATTTCATGTCAGGTATTGCTGTTACCAATCTAGGCCATGCGCCTCAAGCTGTAGCGGAGCGTTTGAAAAAACAGATCGATGAACTGTGGCATGTATCCAATCTGTTTCATATTCCCGGGCAGGAACGGGCCGCGGCCTTGCTGACAGCCAATAGCAGCGCAGATGCCGTGTTCTTCTGCAATAGCGGAGCTGAAGCGAACGAAGCTGCCATTAAGCTGGCGCGTCGTTACCACCAGAAGGTGAAGCAGACCGGTCGCTATGAAATCATTACGTTCACGCAATCCTTCCACGGACGGACGCTGGCAACCTTGACTGCTACGGGTCAGGACAAAGTAAAAGAAGGCTTTTTACCGCTTCCCGCCGGGTTCAAAAGCGTTCCGCTTCATGACCAGGCTGCGCTCGAAGCAGCGATCAATGAGAATACAGCGGCAATTATGCTGGAAATGGTGCAGGCCGAAGGTGGCATGTATCCGGTAGACCCTGCTTTCGTAGACGTGATTACCCGGCTGTGCCAGGAGCATGGATTGCTGCTGATCATTGACGAGGTGCAAACAGGTATGGGACGGACAGGTAAACTGTTTTCCTTTGAGCATTATGGTATTGAGCCGGATATTTTTACATTGGCGAAAGGACTGGGCAGTGGCTTTTCGGTCGGTGCAATGCTAGGCAAAGAATATTTGCGTGAAGCGTTCACAGCGGGCAGTCATGGTTCTACGTTCGGGGGTACACCGCTTGCTATGGCAGCAGTTCAAGCGACCGTTGAAACGATTATTGATGACAAGCTGCCAGAACGCGCTGCCGAAATGGGAGATTATCTCTTCCAAAGTCTGCAAAAGCAGCTTGGAGATATTCCTTTTGTCCAGGATATCCGCGGAAAAGGTCTGATGGTCGGGATTGAGTGTGCGGAGCCGGTAGCAGAGCTTGTTTTGGCAGGACAGAAGAAGGGCATTCTGTTCATTACAGCAGGACCGAACGTGATTCGCTTGTTGCCTAACCTGTATGTAACGAAAGAAGAAATAGATCAGGCTGTAGCATGGATTGCTGAATTGATTCGGGAGCACGTAGCTTAGTGTAAAGACAGAAGCATCCGAGATTAGAGCGTAAAAGGAGAGGATCACATGAGCCAGGGCGGCGCACTGCAACAGGTGAATTTGAAAGGACGGGACTTTCTAGAGCTGGACGACTACTCGCCAGAGGAGATCCAGTATTTAATTGATCTCGCCATTGAAATTAAGCGTAAGCACAAAAACGGAGAAGCTTATCAGCCGCTGAAGGGGAAAACGCTTGGGCTGATTTTCGAAAAATCCTCCACACGCACACGGGTATCCTTTGAAGTCGGTATGTATCAATTGGGCGGGCATGCCCTTTTCCTCAGCAAAAATGATATTCAACTGGGACGCGGAGAGCCGATTAGTGACATGGCCCAAGTGATGTCACGTTATCTGGATGGCATTATGATTCGTACCTTTGGGCACGATAATGTCGTAGAGTTGGCGCGTTATGCATCCGTTCCTGTGATTAATGGTTTGAGCGATTTGGCGCATCCGTGTCAGGTGCTGGCTGATTATCAAACCTTATATGAACAAAAGGGTAAGCTGAAAGGACTCAAACTGGCTTACATCGGAGACGGCAACAATATGGCGCATTCCCTCTTAATTGGTGGAGCGAAGCTCGGAGTGCATGTCTCCATTGCAAGTCCAGCTGGATACGAGCCTGACCCGAGTGTGGTCGCGGTTTCCCGTGAGATTGCCAAACAGACAGGGAGTGAAATTGTTATCACGCAAAGTCCGCAGGAAGCAGTAAAAGATGCCGATGCGATCTACACAGACGTGTGGGCAAGCATGGGCTTTGAGGAAGAGCAGAAGGAGCGTGAGCTTGCTTTTGCCGACTTCCAGGTGAATGAGGAGTTGGTTAAGCTCGCCAAGCCAGATTATTTATTCCTGCACTGTCTACCTGCGCATCGTGGGGAAGAAGTGAGTGCAGGAGTAATCGACGGTCCCCATTCGGTCATTTTTGATGAAGCGGAAAACCGTCTACATGCACAAAAAGCGTTGCTAGTTGCTTTAATAGGATAAAGTTGATCGTAAAGAAGATA
This window of the Paenibacillus polymyxa genome carries:
- the argF gene encoding ornithine carbamoyltransferase, with the translated sequence MSQGGALQQVNLKGRDFLELDDYSPEEIQYLIDLAIEIKRKHKNGEAYQPLKGKTLGLIFEKSSTRTRVSFEVGMYQLGGHALFLSKNDIQLGRGEPISDMAQVMSRYLDGIMIRTFGHDNVVELARYASVPVINGLSDLAHPCQVLADYQTLYEQKGKLKGLKLAYIGDGNNMAHSLLIGGAKLGVHVSIASPAGYEPDPSVVAVSREIAKQTGSEIVITQSPQEAVKDADAIYTDVWASMGFEEEQKERELAFADFQVNEELVKLAKPDYLFLHCLPAHRGEEVSAGVIDGPHSVIFDEAENRLHAQKALLVALIG
- the argJ gene encoding bifunctional glutamate N-acetyltransferase/amino-acid acetyltransferase ArgJ, whose protein sequence is MGKLGFTVVHGGNIVTPRGFTAGGLHCGLKNTNRNDIGAIRCEVEATAAAVYTTNVFQAAPLKVTRESLTNGRLQAIVVNSGNANACTGQQGEQDAYAMRSAAARELGVAESNVAVASTGVIGEHLKMDCVLGGISSLPERMSEANDGAEQFSQAILTTDLVKKEACVSVEVDGVTVHIAGAAKGSGMIHPNMATMLAFITCDAVIGQTALHQLLKEATDTSFNMITVDGDTSTNDMLIAMASGLAGNSELNAEHPDWGAFAEAFTYICRELAKAIARDGEGATKLVEVSVSGAVSDASAQAIAKTVIGSSLVKSAVFGADANWGRIIAAVGRAGEPVNPDTVDIRLGDIVVLSQSSPVAFDEAEALSYLRGDMVQIIVDLHHGNGMATAWGCDLTYDYVRINAAYRT
- the argB gene encoding acetylglutamate kinase — its product is MQSAVGHADQAKQAGLARRNFVMKCGGSTLAALPDSFFDDLVRLQSEGLQPVIVHGGGPAISDNLAKLGIETEFIHGLRKTTEPVLDVVEMVLAGSINKQIVRRIGMHGGRALGLSGSDGYLIEAKPVPNAAEIGWVGEVTSVQASIITGVLDMSYMPVIAPIGIDRSGQRYNINADTAAGAVASHLGVSRMIVVTDVPGILKKNGIEKKVLESITIQEIEDMISTGEIYGGMIPKVRAAIACIHGKVKEVVIVDGSEPQVLSRVLSGESIGTRIVRMQ
- a CDS encoding acetylornithine transaminase, encoding MSKEPNTLVSEEMLSTNGSGAQAQKGTAKTQADSSLFPNYARYPLTLVKGQGSWLWDDQGKRYLDFMSGIAVTNLGHAPQAVAERLKKQIDELWHVSNLFHIPGQERAAALLTANSSADAVFFCNSGAEANEAAIKLARRYHQKVKQTGRYEIITFTQSFHGRTLATLTATGQDKVKEGFLPLPAGFKSVPLHDQAALEAAINENTAAIMLEMVQAEGGMYPVDPAFVDVITRLCQEHGLLLIIDEVQTGMGRTGKLFSFEHYGIEPDIFTLAKGLGSGFSVGAMLGKEYLREAFTAGSHGSTFGGTPLAMAAVQATVETIIDDKLPERAAEMGDYLFQSLQKQLGDIPFVQDIRGKGLMVGIECAEPVAELVLAGQKKGILFITAGPNVIRLLPNLYVTKEEIDQAVAWIAELIREHVA